A window of Penaeus chinensis breed Huanghai No. 1 chromosome 9, ASM1920278v2, whole genome shotgun sequence genomic DNA:
GCCTCCCTCTTGCCAATGTGGGAGTGCACATGTGAAGTCGCTTGGCCAGGGTGATAGGCTATTCCAACGGGATAATGAAGTCCATGGTAGAGGTAACGATTGCCGTATCCACCGTGAGGATCGGCCTCAGCTTCCCTCTTGCCAATATGGGAGTGCACATATGAGGTAGCGTGGCCTGGGTGATGACCTATTCCCACATGATGATGTCCGTGATGGAGATAGTAAGGATTAACGTAGCCATAATGGGGATCTGCCTCACGCTTCTGCTCTGCTGCCACCGCGACAGCCAACAGAAAAACAATCTGTAGACGAAACACCTTTTAAAATGTCTTTGTCTCACAAGTTAAAAGTTGACAAGTTAATATTTaagtgcatatgcacatatatgtgtacttataaaaatacggcattcatatatacatatatatacatatatgtatgtatatatttgtgtgtgtgtgtagtgtgcacacacacacaaacacacatacatacatatatatacatacatatataaataaatatatgtatatatatatccatatatacgtgaatgtattgcacttatatgtataaacacatatatgtttgcatatgttatACTGTTACAGGCTAtttaactacaactactacttacgACAAACTTCATGGCTCCGGAACCTGGACCTTTAGCTCAGTCTGTTGGGATCCGCGTCACTTGCCTCTATATAGGTCTACTCCAAGGCTGCGAAGCGACACGCCCCCTTGTCTCTTCAACCACTTTTTACATGTTGCCGAAGTTTCGGTTTGGTtgcaattgtcattattttctttgtatctgtaCATGCTATAAGATACAGAAGTGGAAACCATTATTTCAATGAGATACGTATTTGCAAATTTCATTATAGCGTCCTACAGAAAATGTTCTTTTGTATTTTATAGCGATATATGAAACAAGAATGCGTAATAACGAGGAAAGAAACGGCAGAGAAGACACAAATatggtgtctatatgtgtgtgtgtgactgcgtatgagagaaagagaaaacctgTTTTCTTGATCGTTTAA
This region includes:
- the LOC125028621 gene encoding histidine-rich glycoprotein-like; its protein translation is MKFVIVFLLAVAVAAEQKREADPHYGYVNPYYLHHGHHHVGIGHHPGHATSYVHSHIGKREAEADPHGGYGNRYLYHGLHYPVGIAYHPGQATSHVHSHIGKREAEADPHGGYGTRYLYHGLHYPVGVAYHPGHATSYVHSHVGKREAEAEPNPHVGYALPYGYLGYGGYGYPLSYGYRGYYPYRHGILG